The Urocitellus parryii isolate mUroPar1 chromosome 6, mUroPar1.hap1, whole genome shotgun sequence genome includes a window with the following:
- the Fastkd5 gene encoding FAST kinase domain-containing protein 5, mitochondrial: protein MPKIPGSFCGTSPRPALIKHHINKKLFGQTCEDCALTAKKISTDIRMAATLKLLKPLKYQAFRDSFAYSATQSVAYWNMGSNIRHRGKAPPERSSSCHPARKVKNVGSGTFSQRVFTISHAFLGLEFSKASTSKARKLQLDSPRTMKIDEEDVEVFDSFEGTRVFLQLRPEYQLHSYNRSETCQPLSVSEGELILHKVTVYQSNLQPQIIADYFCKLSSLPTEQHPVLLTSTSFALLCQLSVKNIQVFDIPDLISILKAFVSLGIPHSHSMLDVYETRFCQQVWEMSLNQLLLVADLWRCLGLRVPQFLKIFFSYLNLHWKDLSLSQLIHLIYIIGESRQVPQDLMQKLESLILKYIDLINLEEVGTICLGFFKSSSSLSEFVMRKLGDLACADMEHLSSHALVHILKMFRFTHVDHVNFMKRFGEIAPQRIPSLGVQGVMHLTLACSALHFLDEGVMNAVAASLPPRVVHCRSKDIAKILWSFGTLNYKPPNTEEFYSSLINEIHRKMPEFNQYPEHLPTCLLGLAFSEYFPIELIDFALSPGFVKLAQERSKFELTKELYTLDGTVGVECPDYRGSRLSSYLQQEASAKLWNLARKDMNSKPEFLEALSLLETMLGGPQYIKHHMILPHTRSSDLEVQLDINMKPLPFNKEAIPADDVAELRLKHVGVSLTDNLMNQLLKGKARGHFQGNSESETLQQPVKSEKESLGNFLSNMAGRLGAVEMAGLHPSAHVQAPPVKLAIQLTNRNQYCYGSRDLLGLHNMKRRQLVRLGYHVVELSYWEWLPLLKRTRLEKLAFLHEKVFTSVL, encoded by the coding sequence ATGCCGAAGATTCCAGGCAGTTTCTGTGGAACATCTCCCCGTCCAGCTCTAATCAAGCATCATATAAACAAGAAATTGTTTGGTCAAACCTGTGAGGACTGTGCTCTGACTGCCAAAAAGATCAGTACTGacatcagaatggcagctactctcaaattattaaaacctttaaaatatcAAGCATTTCGCGATTCTTTTGCCTACAGTGCCACCCAAAGTGTGGCATATTGGAATATGGGAAGCAATATACGACATAGGGGAAAGGCCCCTCCTGAGCGTAGTAGTTCCTGCCATCCTGCCAGAAAAGTTAAGAACGTTGGTAGTGGCACCTTTTCTCAGAGGGTCTTCACAATCAGCCATGCCTTTCTGGGTTTGGAATTCAGCAAAGCTTCTACCTCTAAAGCCAGGAAGTTGCAGCTGGACTCACCCAGGACTATGAAAATTGATGAAGAGGATGTAGAAGTTTTTGATTCCTTTGAAGGCACCCGAGTTTTCCTACAGCTAAGGCCAGAATACCAGCTTCACAGCTATAACAGATCTGAGACTTGTCAGCCCCTCTCTGTTTCAGAAGGCGAACTAATTTTGCACAAAGTCACAGTTTATCAAAGTAACCTTCAACCTCAAATCATTGCTGATTATTTCTGTAAGCTGAGCTCTTTGCCTACAGAACAGCATCCTGTTTTGCTGACAAGTACCAGCTTTGCTCTGCTCTGCCAATTGAGTGTGAAAAATATACAAGTCTTTGATATTCCAGATCTAATCAGTATTTTGAAAGCCTTTGTTAGTTTAGGAATTCCTCACTCTCATTCAATGCTAGATGTGTATGAAACCAGGTTTTGTCAACAGGTATGGGAGATGAGTCTGAATCAGCTTCTCTTGGTGGCTGATCTCTGGCGGTGCTTAGGTCTCAGAGtacctcagtttttaaaaattttttttagttacctTAATTTGCACTGGAAAGATCTATCCTTGTCCCAGCTGATTCACTTAATTTATATTATAGGTGAAAGTCGACAGGTGCCTCAGGACCTAATGCAAAAACTGGAATCATTGATCCTTAAGTATATAGATTTGATCAACTTAGAGGAGGTTGGTACAATCTGTTTGGGATTCTTTAAGTCAAGTAGTAGTCTCTCTGAATTTGTAATGCGGAAACTTGGAGATTTGGCTTGTGCTGACATGGAGCATCTGAGTAGTCATGCCTTAGTGCATATTCTTAAAATGTTCAGATTCACTCATGTGGATCACGTAAATTTCATGAAGCGCTTTGGAGAGATAGCTCCTCAGCGAATTCCTTCCCTGGGGGTTCAGGGTGTTATGCACCTGACTCTTGCCTGCTCAGCTTTACACTTTCTGGATGAAGGAGTAATGAATGCCGTGGCTGCTTCTTTGCCTCCTAGAGTAGTGCACTGTCGCAGTAAAGATATTGCCAAAATTCTGTGGTCATTTGGAACTCTGAATTATAAGCCACCCAACACAGAAGAATTTTATTCTAGCCTGATCAATGAAATTCACAGAAAGATGCCTGAATTCAACCAATATCCAGAacacctgcccacctgcctgcTGGGTCTAGCATTTTCGGAGTACTTTCCAATAGAGCTTATTGATTTTGCTTTGAGTCCAGGGTTTGTCAAGCTAGCTCAGGAGAGAAGTAAATTTGAACTCACCAAGGAACTGTATACTCTTGATGGTACAGTTGGTGTTGAGTGTCCAGATTATAGAGGCAGTCGTCTTAGTTCTTACCTTCAGCAAGAGGCATCTGCTAAGCTTTGGAATTTAGCAAGGAAAGATATGAACTCAAAGCCTGAATTCCTAGAAGCTCTCTCTTTACTTGAGACCATGTTGGGCGGCCCCCAGTACATCAAGCACCATATGATTTTGCCTCATACTCGGTCTTCTGACTTAGAGGTCCAGCTTGACATTAACATGAAGCCATTACCATTTAATAAAGAAGCCATACCAGCTGATGATGTAGCCGAATTAAGGCTTAAGCATGTAGGAGTCAGCCTTACAGATAATTTGATGAATCAGTTGCTGAAAGGGAAAGCAAGAGGGCATTTCCAGGGGAACAGTGAGTCAGAGACTTTGCAGCAGCCTGTAAAGTCAGAGAAAGAATCCTTGGGGAACTTTCTTTCCAATATGGCAGGTAGATTGGGAGCTGTGGAGATGGCTGGCCTGCATCCCTCAGCCCATGTGCAGGCCCCACCAGTGAAGCTGGCTATTCAGCTGACGAACAGGAACCAATATTGCTATGGTTCCAGGGATCTGCTTGGACTGCACAATATGAAGAGGCGGCAGCTGGTTCGGCTTGGGTACCATGTGGTAGAATTATCCTACTGGGAATGGCTCCCACTACTAAAACGAACTCGTTTAGAGAAGCTGGCTTTCCTCCATGAGAAAGTGTTCACTTCTGTTCTCTAA